Below is a genomic region from Methanobrevibacter oralis.
TCCATAATACCTTAAAAATTTCTCTCCATTCCAAGCGACAATTTCAATGTTTGGATTAACTTCCATTTGTTTGTAAACATCTTTAAAATTTTCAACACCAAAATAAATTTCACCGTCACTTAACATATGGAAACCTAATGGCCTACATTTTGGTTTATCTTCTTTAACAGTTGCAAGGTAGAATACTTATGCTTCACTTATTATTTTATCTATTTTTTCTATATTTGACATATTATCACTTAAAATTTAAAACATTCATGGGTATGATTATTTATAATCCCCACGGCTTCTAAATAGGAATAAATAGTTATGGATCCAATATATTTCATTCCTCTTTTTTTCAAATCATTAGATATCTTATATGAAATAGCAGATTGCGTTTTGTAGTTTTCTGGGGTATCTTTCAAGATTTTTCCATTACTGAATGACCAAATGTATTTGCAAAATGATCCGAATTCCTTTTGAATATCCAAATAAATATTGGCATTGTTAATTGCAGCTTTTAGCTTTCCACGGTTTCTTATTATTCCGGGATTATTAGCTAATTCTTCTAGCTTTTCGTCATCATAATTAGCTATTTTTTGAACATCGAAGTTATCAAAAGCTTTTTTAAAGTTTTCACGTTTCTTTAAAATTGTTATCCATGAAAGACCAGCTTGAAAACATTCTAAAAGAAACATTTCATATAGTTTTTTATCATCATAAACTGGAACACCCCATTCAAAATCATGGTATTTAATGTATATCTCTTCTTTATCTTCAACCCATTTGCAACGTTTTTTAGTCATGATTGATTATTTATTTAATTTTATATTATATTTTTTTCTAAAAAATTCTAGTTTTAAGAGTTGGGGCACTTTCAAAAACTTAAGTGATTTGAATTTTTCTTAAATTTTCGTGCTGAGATTTTTTTTCTTTTTATTTTTCTTTGTTTTTAAT
It encodes:
- a CDS encoding DNA-3-methyladenine glycosylase I, producing MTKKRCKWVEDKEEIYIKYHDFEWGVPVYDDKKLYEMFLLECFQAGLSWITILKKRENFKKAFDNFDVQKIANYDDEKLEELANNPGIIRNRGKLKAAINNANIYLDIQKEFGSFCKYIWSFSNGKILKDTPENYKTQSAISYKISNDLKKRGMKYIGSITIYSYLEAVGIINNHTHECFKF